A region from the Branchiostoma floridae strain S238N-H82 chromosome 9, Bfl_VNyyK, whole genome shotgun sequence genome encodes:
- the LOC118422982 gene encoding collagen alpha-1(VI) chain-like — MATRRKGTTISDEVRELLRLLDPSAAASYEGAGGDIVGGKGTMKGMYDGDEEGSGDTEVDNDEGTENNDHDTEDTAGETEDTDVDDESTEYTDGNSGVNDEGIVGENGDTDGDAEDTTGEAEDAAGETGDTDGQTEDTTGESKEAAGETEDTDGHTEDTAGGAEEAAGDAVIEGNTENDDAETEEANGYSEIVDGEDTEGADVDTEVADEDTEDIDGEDTEGTDVDTEAIDGEDTGNTDGDTEAIDGEDTENTDGDTEAIDGEDTGNTDGNTEAIDGEDTQDTDWDTNATDGGTEDNGMEGETEETAEETEDMEAKAKDTEGDTKDTEMSSDEPTEKSVRAAKDPADLKKTLAKKNSVRGAGAHGLSVQNLRGGGSSTCEAPVDLFFLLDGSGSVKAANFAKVKQFVVDMVNSFDVSPAATRVGVLQYSNRNTLVFNLGNKVNKPTTVSAINSISYQGGGTRTGAALQYVRGNAAWRRGNVPKALIVLTDGKSEDSVSGPSQSLVSDRVEVYAIGVSNFDHEELLQIVNNKQSNVIELDDFNALATKIDEIAQEVCSYATEEVYANSFEVLRTANQQYRDVDFFVIKARLPADGLSASENWCRDYQRLCAQYGLRPTGCGEQYANSGHYAK, encoded by the exons ATGGCGACAAGGAGGAAAG gCACCACCATCTCTGATGAAGTGCGGGAGCTTCTCCGACTCCTGGATCCTTCAGCTGCGGCGTCCTATGAAGGCGCAGGAGGAGACATCGTAGGTGGCAAAGGAACCATGAAAGGCATGTATGATGGTGACGAAGAAGGTAGTGGAGACACTGAGGTAGACAATGATGAGGGCACTGAGAACAATGACCATGATACCGAAGATACTGCCGGAGAGACAGAAGATACCGATGTAGACGACGAAAGCACTGAATACACCGATGGAAACTCTGGAGTCAATGATGAAGGCATTGTTGGAGAAAATGGAGACACCGATGGAGACGCCGAAGACACTACGGGAGAGGCTGAGGACGCTGCTGGAGAGACTGGAGACACCGATGGACAAACCGAGGACACTACTGGAGAGTCTAAGGAGGCAGCTGGAGAGACTGAAGACACCGATGGACACACCGAAGACACTGCTGGAGGAGCTGAGGAGGCAGCCGGAGACGCCGTCATTGAAGGAAACACCGAAAACGATGATGCAGAGACTGAAGAAGCCAATGGGTATTCCGAAATCGTTGATGGAGAAGACACTGAAGGTGCTGATGTGGACACTGAAGTTGCTGATGAGGACACTGAAGACATCGATGGAGAAGACACTGAAGGTACTGATGTGGACACTGAAGCCATTGATGGAGAAGACACCGGAAACACTGATGGAGACACTGAAGCCATTGATGGAGAAGACACCGAAAACACTGATGGAGACACTGAAGCCATTGATGGAGAAGACACCGGAAACACTGATGGAAACACTGAAGCCATTGATGGAGAAGACACTCAAGACACTGATTGGGACACTAACGCCACTGATGGAGGCACTGAAGATAACGGTATGGAAGGAGAAACTGAAGAAACAGCTGAGGAAACTGAAGATATGGAGGCAAAGGCTAAGGACACTGAAGGAGACACCAAAGACACCGAGATGTCCTCAGATGAACCAACAGAAAAGAGCGTGCGAGCTGCCAAGGACCCTGCAGACCTCAAGAAGACCTTGGCTAAAAAG AATTCAGTACGAGGCGCCGGAGCACATGGGCTTTCCGTTCAGAACCTTCGCGGTGGCG GTTCTTCAACATGTGAGGCACCTGTGGACCTGTTCTTCCTCCTCGATGGATCTGGCAGTGTAAAAGCTGCAAACTTCGCTAAGGTGAAGCAGTTTGTGGTCGATATGGTCAATAGTTTCGACGTCAGCCCAGCTGCCACTAGGGTTGGTGTTCTTCAGTATTCTAACAGGAACAC CCTGGTGTTTAACCTGGGAAACAAAGTGAACAAGCCGACTACCGTGAGCGCTATTAACAGCATCTCGTACCAGGGAGGCGGGACGAGAACCGGAGCTGCTCTACAGTACGTCCGTGGAAACGCAGCATGGAGGAGAGGAAATGTGCCAAAA GCACTGATCGTGTTGACAGACGGAAAATCAGAAGATTCCGTGTCGGGACCCTCTCAGAGCCTGGTCTCGGATCGTGTTGAGGTGTACGCCATCGGTGTGAGCAATTTCGATCATGAGGAACTCCTACAGATTGTCAACAACAAACAGAGCAACGTGATTGAGCTGGACGACTTCAACGCCCTCGCCACGAAGATAGACGAAATCGCCCAAGAAGTTTGCTCATATGCGACAGAAG AAGTCTATGCCAATTCCTTTGAGGTCCTGCGCACTGCCAACCAACAGTATCGAGATGTCGACTTCTTCGTCATCAAGGCGAGGCTGCCAGCTGACGGTCTGTCTGCCTCGGAAAACTGGTGCAGGGATTACCAACGTCTGTGTGCGCAGTACGGGCTGAGGCCTACCGGCTGTGGGGAACAATACGCTAACAGTGGACACTATGCCAAGTAA